A single Vicugna pacos chromosome 15, VicPac4, whole genome shotgun sequence DNA region contains:
- the SIX3 gene encoding homeobox protein SIX3 yields the protein MVFRSPLDLYSSHFLLPNFADSHHRSLLLASSGSGNGAGGGGGAGGGGGGGNCAGGGGAGGAGGGGSGGGSRAPPEELSMFQLPTLNFSPEQVASVCETLEETGDIERLGRFLWSLPVAPGACEAINKHESILRARAVVAFHTGNFRDLYHILENHKFTKESHGKLQAMWLEAHYQEAEKLRGRPLGPVDKYRVRKKFPLPRTIWDGEQKTHCFKERTRSLLREWYLQDPYPNPSKKRELAQATGLTPTQVGNWFKNRRQRDRAAAAKNRLQHQAIGPSGMRSLAEPGCPTHGSAESPSTAASPTTSVSSLTERADTGTSILSVTSSDSECDV from the exons ATGGTATTCCGCTCCCCCCTAGACCTCTATTCCTCCCACTTCTTGTTGCCAAACTTCGCCGATTCTCACCACCGCTCCCTACTTCTGGCGAGTAGCGGCAGCGGGAACGgtgcgggaggcggcggcggcgcgggaggaggcggcggcggcgggaacTGTGCGGGAGGCGGCGGTGCTGGCGGagcaggcggcggcggcagcggcggcggctccaGGGCCCCCCCGGAAGAGTTGTCCATGTTCCAGCTGCCCACCCTCAACTTCTCGCCGGAGCAGGTGGCCAGCGTCTGCGAGACGCTGGAGGAGACGGGCGACATCGAGCGGCTGGGCCGCTTCCTCTGGTCGCTGCCCGTGGCCCCCGGGGCGTGCGAGGCCATCAACAAGCACGAGTCGATCCTGCGCGCGCGCGCCGTGGTCGCCTTCCACACGGGCAACTTCCGCGACCTCTACCACATCCTGGAGAACCACAAGTTCACCAAGGAGTCTCACGGCAAGCTGCAGGCCATGTGGCTGGAGGCTCACTACCAGGAGGCCGAGAAGCTGCGCGGCCGCCCACTCGGCCCGGTGGACAAGTACCGCGTGCGCAAGAAGTTCCCGCTGCCGCGCACCATCTGGGACGGCGAGCAGAAGACGCATTGCTTCAAGGAGCGGACTCGGAGCCTGCTGCGGGAGTGGTACCTGCAGGACCCCTATCCCAACCCCAGCAAGAAACGCGAACTGGCGCAGGCCACCGGCCTCACTCCCACACAAGTAGGCAACTGGTTTAAGAACCGGAGGCAGCGCGACCGCGCCGCGGCGGCCAAGAACAG GCTCCAGCACCAGGCCATCGGACCGAGCGGCATGCGCTCGCTGGCCGAGCCCGGATGCCCCACGCACGGCTCGGCAGAGTCGCCGTCCACGGCGGCCAGCCCCACCACCAGCGTGTCCAGCCTGACGGAGCGCGCGGACACCGGCACCTCCATCCTCTCGGTAACCTCCAGCGACTCGGAATGTGATGTATGA